Within Anolis sagrei isolate rAnoSag1 chromosome X, rAnoSag1.mat, whole genome shotgun sequence, the genomic segment cccctcccttctggtcttcCAAAATGGCCGAAAATGAAGAGACGCAGACAGATGGGCTCCTCTTCAAGATGGCCGAAACTCCTCAGACACACAGATGGATGGATCCAGGTAATGaagacttgaaatggcttgtacAGGCTTCTTAAACACTGTTCTGTAGCTGTAAAGTCTTTTTCTCTATTCCCGGGTAGCAGAAGCCACCAGCTCCGTCttttactgtgctgtcgcacgctgggcctgtacattagaccgtacacaggacataaattctctgtgcccaacgggacgccggggctgcctcagaataaaggcccttagattcccccaaacagagtctttagaatgcttaaagtaagtccaacaaagttcttttattaaggaacaaacaggtactttaacggttttctttacagtctataggctctttcaatcttgtccactaggaacaggcactgtctcctTAACTGTAGCTAaccgatggggaaatcctagcttctaatctgggcagtctgtacttgcctctgttgacgtggagcccctgcacccggtaccaactgcgtctggcttccgcgagtgacttgcctcaacagagctttgtagacctccagggaaaaagaaggagttcaggttgctgtgatggccggctggagtccctcagccaagctgtggctgtatgtctcctggccaagccgtagggctgtataaccccggccaagctgtaaaagacgaagcttttctacaggagccacttcgttctatgtcctgtgcgcaaggcttctctgtgggaactaactcaaaatggcttttttccctccaaaactcaaaaaggggcgggatcagggaacctaactataactggcaggtggcttaccctataaatgtaaattataacaggaaaccccctgctacaaatcccaagcatgggattgcacacaaacatgcaaacacagcaaataaatctgtagctcctggaacagctgttccagaacagaagcagtaaaaagaaaggaagaaaggaagaaggaaggaaagaaaaaagagaaggaagaggagaaaggaaaggaagaaggaacaaagggagggaaggaaagacaggaagagaaagaaggaataaaaggaaAGTGTGAcaaaaatcaggagaaaatggaaggaaaaaaaaagggaaggggagaaagtaagggagggaagaaaggaagagaaagcggAAAAGGAAGGTGTGTGACAAAAaacaggagaggaaagaaaaggaaggaagcaaagaagagaagaaaaagacgaagggagggaaggaaagaagagaaggaatgaagagtAAAGAGTGGAAGATATGGGACAGAaaggccttttgtaagccactctgagtcccccttagggggttgagaagggcggggtagaagcactccaaataaataaataaaataaagggaaggaagagaaaagagggagaatgtattatgagagaaagcaaggtaaggaaaaaaaagagagaggagaggaaaggaagaaagggataaagtggaaaagaagaggaagaaaagagggacaagatgtatgagggaaagaaaggatgaacTGAGACGGaggaggtgtatgagggaaaggaagggaggaaaggaagaaaaggaagggaaggggaagaggagcagGGAAACCCAGGCTTCCGCCTTTCAGCTCTACTTCCTGTCTCCTTCCGGTCAGTTTGGACCAAAGGTCTTCTCGTTTGACACTGACTCCCGCCGAGAGCCCCACTCCGGATCCATGTGCGAGGGAGATGGTGGTCCAGGCTCTCCAGGAAAAGGAGAGGCCAGAGaagaggaaagcagagggaacggATCTGGAGCTTAATCACTAcggaagggaaaagaggaggtGAGAAGGAGCCAATATCTGTGTCAAGAAAGattgcatagaatcctagagccttcccgacagatgcccatcccgcctctgcttgaaaaattccagagaaggagacaccaccagactcccaggcagcgGTATTTTCCACTGTCTTATTGTTTAGATGGTCTTcctttttatggcaccataaaaggaATTCCAGAAAAATGTCAGCGatcaaaggaagggggaagtctgtgatcaagggctctttgaCATAGAGAATGGAGTGAGAGCAcctcccggtggccagaattcagcacaacctccaggacgccgaagttgggaaaatgcgaacataatacctctatctgtttatttatttacaccatttaaattctgcccttctcaccccgaaggggactcagggcagatcacagaacacatacacagccaaCATTCAACGCCATTGAacggacaggacagacaacagatagaggtatatgtcaGTATTTTTTGCAAattcggcatcctggaggttatgctcgagtcaagcactgaaagggttaaatggatgcagtgactcagagaaactgcagttcaatataagcaggtgtgcctgttgtTTAGTAACGCCTCAGTTTgtgagagctctcagtgtgagagaagcctctctgtgtgagaaaacacctcagtgggagaagtgtgaagtaggcctcagagtgtgagataggcctAGATATGAGAAGGCCTCGTGTGGGAAGCTTCAGCGTGAaggctgaactttatttgtgtcaagAGTCTGCTATTTCGTTTTTTTTATGGCGCTGTAAGATACCTccctgcctaatttctctactcacagctgttttcaaactgcttatttcagtgtttctcaacctgggggttgggacccttgcgGGATGATGAGGGGGGTTACAGAGGGAGCTCCTTTggcaatatttctgatgatcttaggagctcctttggcagagaaggctgaggatctctctgcctatccttctcttcctttttggaaacagatggcgaaacctcccaccaaaagccctcctgcactgtgattggctggcctctcagccgaggagagggctgtttctgagactccaagcagggaggggagagcaggtgtgcttggcacatggcagtatGGTGCgtgggagagcatgcaaggctggagggaggctcaggccagggagtcccttcaaggcatgggggttttgtgtgggaagtttggttcaattccatcattggtggagtttggagtgctcttggattgtaagtgaactataaatcccaacaactacaactccaaaatatcaaggtcttatttccccccaaactccaccagtctttgcatttgggcatattgccaagtttggtccagatccatcattgtttgaatccatagtgctctctggatgtaggtgaactacaactccaaaactcaaggtcaatgcccatataacccttcctgtattttctgttggtcatgggagttctgtgtgccaactttggttcaattccatcattggcagattactctttgattgtaggataaatataaatcccatcaactacaacttccaaatgacaaaatcaataccaccccccccccccccactccaccagtattcaaatttgggcattttgagtatttgtgccaaatttggtccagtgaatgaaaatacatttgcaTGTTAGATATttgcatgacaattcataacagtttcAAAATTagagttaggaagtagcaacaaaaatcattttatggttgggggtcgccacaacatgaggaactgcattaagaggtcgcggcattagtTATGAAGGAatgtgatggatggatgaatgaaattGTGTCATGTGGTCGTACGACATTATTTCTAGtgtcatgtgatctcttccaaatcctattattctattattcctcACAGTCGCTATGAGAGTGCAGAAAGTGGGTCCAGTCAAGTCCCGGCGTCCGGTGGAGCCCCGGCATCCATTGTGCCCCAGTGAGTGCCAAGCATTGTGGGGACTTTGTGGCAAAattgtggggggaggggtctctgtTGAGAGACGAGGCCaatgctctccctcctcccccttctttcctagGCCTGGCACTCTGGACACCCTCCCTGGCCACAAGAGAGCCTTCAAGAGGAAACACTGCTCTTCTCCATTGTCAACCAGCTCCACCGAGAGCATCTCTTATGGGATCCCCCAGATATTCAAGGCCAAGGTGGGTGGTACTTCGTGTCAAAACTGTTTGTTTGGCCGTTAATGGAGTTCATTTATACCTAGGACAAAAAATATCTGGCCTTTTTGTTATAAGTCCTGTCAGAAATAGTAAAAATTAACTAGCTGTGTTAATTTTTCCAAACacgtgagtcaagcactgaaaggattaaatggatgcaaagaagctgtagttcaatataagcagatgTGCCTGTTGCTTAATAACGCATCAGACTGTGagagaaaattgctggaagaaacattaacaacctcagatatgcagatgacaccactctgatggccgaaagtgaggaggagctgaggagccttctaatcaaggtgaaagaagaaagtgcaaagctgggttgcagctaaacatcaaaaaaaccaagattatggcaacaagaatgattgacaactggaaaatagagggagaaaatgtggaggccgtgacagactttgcatttctgggcgcaaagattactgcagatgcagactgtggccaggagatcagaagacgcttccttcttgggaggagagcaatgtccagtctcgataaaatagtgaagagtagagacatcagactggcaacaaagatccgcctagtcaaagccatggtattccctgtagtaacctacggatgtgagagctggaccttagggaaggctgagcgaaggaagatcgatgcttttgaactgtggtgttggaggaaagtgctgagagtgccttggactgcaagaagatccaaccaatccatcctccaggaaataaagcctggctgctcattggagggaaggatagtagaggcaaagatgaagtactttggccacatcatgaggagacagcaaagcctagagaagacaatcatgctggggaaagtggaaggcaaaaggaagaggggccgaccaagggcaagatggatggatggcatccttgaagtgactggactggccttgaaggagctgggggtggtgacagccgacagggagctctggtgtgggctggtccatgaggtcacgaagagtcggagacgactgaacgaatgaacaacaacaactgtgagagaagcctctctgtgtgagagaatgcctcagtgggagaataggcctcagagtgtgaagtaggcctcagtgtgcgGTAGGTCTcaatatgagaaggcctggtgtgataagctccagtgtgaaggctgaactttatttgtgttatggaaaccttgttgttgtaaacAGCGCAACTGTATTATATAACTACAAAGAAAAGAGatgtaacattggtctgtgtttttgtttctgttctttttctcactttgggctactggtgctgggtcacactgctgctgataagttactctgctgtatatttatggggagggtcttttgttaataagcccacttgtccAACAAGGACTTTTAAAAATCTCCTTTTGGGGGTCTTGGTTGTAATTGCAAATGCAATGCCTGCTGGCTTATTACCAGAAGGAGCCTATTGGATCAAGGACTTCTTTGGGAGAATGCGAAGGGcctccttttgttttctttcttccaggGGGGGAAGAAGACTCTGAAGAGCACACATGGGCAGGACAATTTGAGCAAAGAGCCGAGCTGTTCGCAGAGCAGTCACTTGTAAGTGCTGCATGTTAGGTGGGCGCTTTCTTTCTCCATTCCTGTTCTGATTGCTTTGAGGAGACTGGGAGGAAGAGGCTGTTCTCTGGAAGCAGAGCATGATAGTTTATGTTGCTCTCGCCTCATTGACGGGGGTTTATAGTGAGGGGGTGGGGGAAGAGCCTGCAGCCACCAACCCAACCCAACAGAGAGCTTCATTTTGCCTTCCTGCAGGGAGAATGGCCCCCACAGGACCATGCAGGTGAAAATGGGTAAGTTGGAGGCGCGGTAGGGAGGAAGGAGGCAGGTTTTTCCTTCTAGGAGTCTTTTCCCAGCCAAACCTGGCATCTTTTCCCAAGATGTTGTGGAGACGCCCCGCCAAGAAGCATCCAACCTCCAGGCCCCAGCCTTGTGCCCCGACAGCCCAAAGTGGATGAGTGTTTCCTTTGTCAGGATCAATCCAAACGAGCCATCAAAACTGGTGAGCCGTTCCTGTcctcaaaggccctccctccaccGTGGTGCTGCCAGTTCCCTGGCTGGCATGATAGCCTTCTTTGGTGGGAGGAAGGAGGCCCTCACCTGCCTCTTTCTTGGCAGACTCCCGAACTAGAGGCACTTTCCGAAGCCATGAAGGTGCGTGCCGAGGCCGAGAAAGCAGCCAGACTGCAGCAGGAGGACCACAGTGTTTGCACGGAGCAGACAAGTCAGGGAGGAGCTCCTCCTTCCCCACAGCCAGGCCCGAGCTGGCCAGCGGGTGTGTCATTAATACTTTTATTCTGTTTTCAGTGAGACAGAGTATTAAGCACTTTAGCGCAGCAGGTTAATccccagctgcagctgcagtaaatcttgccagccgaaaggttgacagtttggagccgggacagggtgagctcccgttgagCAGCAGTCGACGGGGACGGAACAACGGGCAGAAGATGTCCAGGCAAGGGTGGTGATTCCAGACGGTTTGATGAAAGAGACATCTCTGCTTTGCCTTCCTCAAGGTCCGGATTCAATGCCTGTCATTTTTGGCTCAGGAGTCCCTTTTAGCCATGAAGAATTGCTGCCCCCTGTGACTGAGATGGAGGTTGACGGGCCCAGCTCCTCGTCCGTTGCTGCTCCTCAGCTTCCTTCTCCAAGCGCCGCCCCGAGCAGTGGCGGAGGGGGTTTCGTAGCTAAGACCCCCATCAAATATTCCCGCTCAGTGCTGCGTCCCGCCACCCTCGCCGCTCCCACTCCCAGTAATAGGCAGGCCCAACTGACCCCCAGTAGTGGGCCCCTTCAGACATCTGCCGGTCCCACCCAGGGGCCTGTGGAGTTGGGCAGCCCCTTTGGCTTTCCAGCCTCCGGATCCAGCACCAGCGGGGCCTTGCAGGCCGCATACAGCCTCCCCAGGCCCTCGGGCTCCTTTCACTTCTAGGTGGGCACCCCAACAGCTAGCGGAGGAAGGGCCTTGGGCAACTAAGCAGATTTGGAACCACCGATGGGTCCCTCCTGCCGCCTCTGATGAACCTGGTGGGCAGCGCTCCCCAGGatgcctcctctttctcttcctccagcGGCCTCAGCTTCAGCCTCACCTTCAGCATCCCAGACCCAGATGGCATTACAAGGTGGTGAGTCCTTGGTTATTCAGGCTGGAAGGGGGGGGGTTGTAATTGTTGCCCGTCCAACACGACACTGGACACCtacaatactaacaacagggactcaaagggtgaaGGCAAGGAACTATTGGTTTTGGAGCGCCTggtggcgctgtgg encodes:
- the LOC137094965 gene encoding nuclear envelope pore membrane protein POM 121-like, with the protein product MVVQALQEKERPEKRKAEGTDLELNHYGREKRSRYESAESGSSQVPASGGAPASIVPQPGTLDTLPGHKRAFKRKHCSSPLSTSSTESISYGIPQIFKAKGGKKTLKSTHGQDNLSKEPSCSQSSHLENGPHRTMQVKMDVVETPRQEASNLQAPALCPDSPKWMSVSFVRINPNEPSKLTPELEALSEAMKVRAEAEKAARLQQEDHSVCTEQTSQGGAPPSPQPGPSWPAGPDSMPVIFGSGVPFSHEELLPPVTEMEVDGPSSSSVAAPQLPSPSAAPSSGGGGFVAKTPIKYSRSVLRPATLAAPTPSNRQAQLTPSSGPLQTSAGPTQGPVELGSPFGFPASGSSTSGALQAAYSLPRPSGSFHF